A window of the Desulfobacula toluolica Tol2 genome harbors these coding sequences:
- a CDS encoding DUF1178 family protein — MIVFDLKCLNGHAFEGWFEDKKDLDQQLEQGLLACPVCGTTSVVQKLHPIAIRKSSHTETKRALQASREVVSELTEKVAEYVEKNFEDVGTDFTKQALKMHYGAEEHRNIKGTTTKEEDKVLAKEGVPVFKVPVTKKSKDDLN; from the coding sequence ATGATAGTATTTGACCTGAAATGTTTAAACGGTCATGCCTTTGAAGGGTGGTTTGAAGACAAAAAGGATCTGGACCAGCAACTGGAACAGGGTCTTTTGGCCTGTCCGGTTTGCGGCACCACATCAGTTGTCCAAAAACTTCATCCCATAGCCATTAGAAAATCTTCCCATACGGAAACCAAAAGAGCCTTGCAGGCAAGCCGGGAAGTTGTGTCCGAACTGACCGAAAAGGTGGCTGAATATGTTGAAAAAAATTTTGAGGACGTGGGAACAGATTTTACAAAGCAGGCTTTGAAAATGCATTATGGAGCAGAAGAACACAGGAATATCAAAGGGACAACAACAAAAGAAGAAGATAAGGTACTTGCCAAGGAAGGTGTGCCCGTGTTCAAGGTTCCGGTGACTAAAAAATCAAAAGATGATTTGAATTAA